In the genome of Girardinichthys multiradiatus isolate DD_20200921_A chromosome 7, DD_fGirMul_XY1, whole genome shotgun sequence, one region contains:
- the rdh1 gene encoding retinol dehydrogenase 1 → MVSVVDPVKGFVEVLLSHLALTCVLLLACFAAVRWYIRDSHRVGGFTQKHVFITGCDSGFGNLLARQLDRKGFRVIAGCLTKKGATDLGAATSPRLKTLLLNVTDSMSIRSAVEFVRREVGERGLWGLVNNAGRSVPIGPTEWMQLEDFTKVLNVNLIGVIDVTLQFLPLLKKAKGRVVNVASILGRLSLIGGGYSLSKWGVEAFSDSLRRNMHHFGIKVSIIEPGFFKTALTSLDLIEAELKKLWEGLPNDVKDSYGATYLDDYMRMQSFSMNILCCQDISKVTWCMEHALTAQYPRTRYGAGWDAKLFWIPLSYLPSFVSDFIVNVLLPSPKGTRKN, encoded by the exons ATG gtGTCAGTGGTTGATCCAGTAAAAGGCTTTGTagag gtaCTTTTGTCACATTTGGCCTTAACCTGTGTGTTACTTCTGGCCTGCTTCGCTGCTGTCCGCTGGTACATCAGAGATTCCCACAGGGTCGGTGGTTTTACTCAGAAGCATGTGTTCATCACGGGCTGTGACAGCGGCTTTGGGAACCTCCTGGCCAGACAGCTGGACCGGAAAGGCTTCAGGGTTATAGCCGGGTGTCTAACAAAGAAAGGAGCCACAGATCTGGGAGCAGCGACATCCCCCCGGCTGAAGACCCTCCTGCTGAATGTTACAGACAGCATGAGCATCCGGAGTGCCGTGGAATTTGTGAGGAGAGAAGTGGGGGAGCGAG GTCTCTGGGGGCTGGTGAATAATGCTGGCCGGTCGGTACCCATCGGGCCGACAGAATGGATGCAACTGGAGGACTTTACAAAGGTCTTGAATGTGAATCTTATAGGGGTTATTGATGTGACCCTGCAGTTTCTGCCTCTCCTGAAAAAAGCCAAAGGCAGAGTAGTGAACGTGGCCAGTATTCTGGGGAGGCTGTCTCTCATCGGTGGAGGATACTCTCTGTCCAAATGGGGAGTGGAAGCATTCTCTGACAGCCTCAG GAGGAACATGCACCACTTTGGTATTAAGGTGAGCATCATTGAGCCGGgtttcttcaagactgctctgACCAGTTTGGATCTCATTGAAGCTGAGCTGAAGAAGCTGTGGGAAGGCCTTCCTAATGATGTTAAGGACTCATATGGAGCCACATACCTAGACGATT ATATGAGAATGCAGAGCTTCTCTATGAACATCCTATGCTGTCAGGATATCTCCAAGGTTACCTGGTGCATGGAGCACGCTCTCACTGCCCAGTACCCACGCACACGTTACGGAGCCGGCTGGGACGCCAAGCTTTTCTGGATCCCCCTATCCTACCTCCCTTCTTTTGTGTCTGACTTTATTGTAAATGTCCTCCTACCCTCACCTAAAGGCACAAGAAAGAATTGA
- the dhrs9 gene encoding dehydrogenase/reductase SDR family member 9 encodes MFSSILGLVAIWYLYRWYKESKRISNKGDKYVYITGCDSGFGNNLAKHLDKLGFRVIAGCYTERGELELKELSSERLTTISLDVTKSESVKKVAASIKSLVGEKGLWAVVNNAGVATPSGPTEWLTIEDYKSMLAVNLNGVIAVTLSVLPLIKMARGRVVNVASVFGRLSPFGGPYCVSKYGVESFNDSLRLNMAPFGVKVLCIEPGIFKTSVTDTVMLKNNLKSLWDRLSQDMKDEYGEAYLETTLEQLDERFRQLRDGDLMKVVHCMEHAVAAVHPRYRYSPGWDAKLLWLPMSYMPTWIADKFFLRNSPKPKGSVL; translated from the exons atgttctCGTCCATCCTCGGGCTAGTGGCTATTTGGTACCTCTATCGCTGGtacaaagaaagcaaaagaattTCCAACAAGGGGGATAAATATGTGTACATCACCGGCTGTGACTCCGGGTTCGGGAACAACCTGGCCAAACATCTGGACAAGCTGGGCTTCCGTGTGATCGCAGGCTGCTATACAGAGAGGGGTGAGTTAGAGCTGAAGGAGTTGTCATCCGAAAGGCTAACGACCATTTCCCTGGACGTCACCAAGTCCGAAAGTGTCAAAAAGGTGGCGGCTTCCATCAAGTCTCTTGTCGGAGAAAAAG GTCTTTGGGCTGTTGTAAACAATGCTGGGGTTGCCACACCATCCGGTCCCACCGAGTGGCTCACCATAGAGGATTACAAATCCATGCTAGCCGTCAATCTCAATGGAGTAATTGCCGTCACTCTGAGCGTGCTCCCTCTCATCAAGATGGCAAGGGGCAGAGTGGTAAACGTAGCCAGTGTGTTTGGGCGACTCAGCCCCTTCGGGGGACCTTACTGCGTGTCCAAGTATGGAGTGGAGTCCTTTAATGACAGCTTGCG ATTAAACATGGCACCATTTGGAGTGAAAGTGTTGTGCATCGAGCCAGGCATCTTCAAAACAAGCGTGACTGACACcgtgatgctgaaaaataacTTGAAGAGCCTCTGGGATAGATTATCCCAGGATATGAAGGATGAATATGGGGAAGCTTACTTGGAGACAA CTCTTGAACAACTGGATGAAAGGTTCAGGCAGTTGCGGGATGGGGACCTGATGAAGGTGGTCCACTGTATGGAGCATGCCGTCGCCGCAGTCCACCCTCGCTACCGCTACTCCCCAGGATGGGACGCCAAGTTACTCTGGCTGCCCATGTCGTACATGCCGACTTGGATAGCAGATAAATTTTTCCTTCGAAACAGTCCCAAACCCAAAGGGTCTGTGCTGTAG